A portion of the Spirochaetota bacterium genome contains these proteins:
- a CDS encoding DUF1576 domain-containing protein: MLFNFTKLKKEKFLFLSFLSYFTFLILLSFLFFEKNNNIKITFNPLDTLKGFFNIISSPSRLIVDYFYISSPNSAIFNASILAILSLLIIYFNKVKIAGPSIAAIFTVFGFSLFGKNIFNVLPIIIGVYLSAKFVRKNFNEYILISLFGTAISPIVSTIAFESNLSLFYSIPISIFVGILVGFFLPPIGVYLLRMHQGYNLYNIGFTCGFFGLFIGSILKKLNFNQNLFLFWFPKNSYISIFLIIFTFIFFIFLTLININKFSSLIKSFINLQKESGRLPSDFITTNSNDAVFLNVSILILVFFLICIFFKIPLNGPVLGGIFTIIGFATFGKNLYNTIFIVLGVILSIMFFRKELNSPVPALAILFCTSLAPFTGGFGPIIGIIAGFLHFIIVNFTASWAMGINLYNNGFSAGIVSILLLSIIDWIFNYRIKK, from the coding sequence ATGTTATTTAATTTTACTAAGTTAAAAAAAGAAAAATTTTTATTTTTATCTTTTCTTTCCTATTTTACCTTTTTAATATTGCTCTCTTTTTTATTTTTCGAGAAAAATAATAACATCAAAATCACTTTTAATCCTTTAGATACATTAAAGGGTTTTTTTAATATCATTTCCTCACCTTCAAGACTAATAGTTGATTATTTTTATATATCTTCTCCTAATTCAGCTATATTTAATGCTTCAATATTAGCAATTTTATCTCTTTTAATTATTTATTTTAACAAAGTTAAAATAGCTGGACCATCTATAGCTGCCATTTTTACTGTTTTTGGATTTTCACTTTTTGGAAAAAACATTTTTAATGTTCTTCCTATAATTATAGGAGTATATTTATCTGCAAAATTTGTAAGAAAAAATTTCAATGAGTATATATTAATTTCACTATTTGGAACAGCCATTTCACCTATTGTTTCAACAATTGCATTCGAATCTAACCTAAGTCTATTTTATTCTATACCTATTTCAATCTTTGTTGGTATATTAGTAGGATTTTTTCTTCCACCAATTGGTGTTTATCTTTTAAGAATGCATCAAGGTTATAATTTATATAATATTGGTTTTACATGTGGTTTTTTTGGTTTATTTATAGGTTCTATTTTAAAAAAATTAAATTTTAATCAAAATTTATTTCTTTTCTGGTTTCCTAAGAATTCTTACATTTCGATTTTCTTAATCATTTTTACTTTTATATTCTTTATATTTCTTACCCTTATTAATATAAATAAATTTTCTAGTTTAATTAAATCTTTTATAAATTTGCAAAAAGAATCTGGGAGATTACCTTCTGATTTTATTACTACAAACAGTAATGATGCAGTATTTTTAAATGTTTCAATTTTAATTTTAGTATTTTTCTTAATATGCATTTTTTTTAAAATCCCTTTAAATGGACCTGTATTAGGTGGAATTTTCACTATAATTGGTTTTGCTACTTTTGGAAAAAATCTTTATAATACTATATTTATAGTATTGGGGGTTATTTTATCTATAATGTTTTTTAGAAAAGAACTTAATTCTCCAGTACCAGCTCTTGCTATACTATTTTGTACTTCCCTAGCTCCATTTACAGGGGGCTTTGGGCCTATAATTGGAATAATAGCTGGTTTTTTGCATTTTATAATTGTTAATTTTACAGCAAGTTGGGCTATGGGCATAAATCTTTATAATAATGGTTTTTCTGCTGGAATAGTTTCTATTCTTTTACTTTCTATTATAGATTGGATATTTAATTATAGAATAAAAAAATAA
- a CDS encoding MBL fold metallo-hydrolase, producing the protein MNIETFINNITHLGHASIKIKYNNKVIYIDPFKISNNEEKADYIFSTHPHFDHYSEEDINKLIYKNTVLIVVEELKNKANKLNAKEVIFVNPGFKQNHDSIIFETVYAYNINKNFHPKSNNWVGYIIEIDGIKIYHAGDTDFIPEMKNLKTDIAFLPIGGTYTMNYKEAAEAANSFKPKIAIPIHFGSIIGTKSDAQNFISLLNKDIKGIIL; encoded by the coding sequence ATGAATATTGAAACTTTTATTAATAATATCACCCATTTAGGTCATGCATCTATTAAAATTAAATATAATAATAAAGTTATCTATATTGATCCATTTAAGATATCTAATAATGAAGAGAAGGCTGATTATATTTTTTCTACACATCCTCATTTCGATCATTACTCTGAGGAAGATATAAATAAATTAATTTATAAAAATACTGTATTAATTGTTGTTGAAGAATTAAAAAATAAAGCAAATAAGTTAAATGCAAAAGAAGTTATATTTGTTAATCCAGGATTTAAGCAAAATCACGATTCTATTATATTTGAAACAGTTTATGCATATAATATTAACAAAAATTTTCACCCAAAATCAAATAATTGGGTTGGTTATATTATTGAAATAGATGGAATAAAAATTTATCACGCAGGAGACACAGATTTTATTCCAGAAATGAAAAATTTAAAAACTGATATTGCTTTTTTACCTATTGGGGGCACATATACTATGAATTATAAAGAAGCAGCAGAAGCTGCTAACTCTTTTAAACCTAAAATTGCAATTCCTATACACTTTGGCTCTATAATAGGAACAAAATCTGATGCCCAAAATTTTATAAGTTTACTTAATAAAGACATTAAAGGTATCATATTATAA